Genomic window (Dyadobacter fanqingshengii):
ACGTTCCAGCGGCGGTTATTGACAATTTTCGGCCCACCGTCCGTTCCGATCCCGATGCCATTGAGATATGCCTTTCTTACATCTTTATCAGTTGTATAGTTGGTGCTGTTCATAATGATAATCCTCCCTTCGGAAAACCAGCGCTGAGATTCAGTCCTTTTTGCCAGGACGATGGATCCCATAAAGGATGTGAATGGCTTAATTTGTAGTCTGTCAAGCTGCTCCCGCATGGTTTTATTGTTTGGAAGCAGTCCGAATTCCGCATAAATGGCCATGCCGCTCTTGAACATACGCACGGTGCTGTCGGTTTGCGCATGCGCAACACTGAAAATTGAAATGGCCAGAATGGTGCTAAAAAGTAATTTGTTTTTCATAAAACTGTGTTGTTGAATTGCTCCCTGATGAAAGCCGGAAACAGATTTTTACTAAATATGGTTACTTTTGTATACATTGATATGGCTTAACAAGCAATATCTGTACCACTGGATTTTTGGAAGGAAAATAACGGAATGAGTGATAAAATAAAAACGGGAGACGGGGGCATTATTCTTACGAATGCAGAGGATCTGATGAATTGGGCAAGATTGTCTTCCCTCTGGCCGATGGGCTTCGGCCTGGCCTGCTGTGCCATTGAAATGATGGCGGCATATGCTTCTAATTATGATCTGGAACGTTTTGGTATACTTCCCAGGCCTTCCCCGCGCCAGTCGGATGTGATGATTGTGGCGGGAACTGTGACATTTAAAATGGCAGACCGGATCAGGAGGTTGTATGAACAAATGCCTGAACCGCGCTATGTGATCTCGATGGGCAGCTGCTCAAACTGTGGCGGACCTTACTGGGAACATGGTTATCATGTGGTGAAGGGTGTGGACCGGATCATACCGGTAGATGTATACGTTCCAGGCTGCCCACCCCGGCCAGAGGCATTAATCGGCGGATTTATGAAATTGCAGGAAAAGATCAGAGGCGAACATCCGCTCGCCCCGTCGCTTTTTCTGGAAATGGAAGCTGCTGAAACCGTAAATGCTTAACCTAAAATTTTAAAATCAATGACCTTCCAGGAAATTTCGGAGCTGGTTAGCATTCACTTTTCGGGCAAAGTAATCGAGACGGATGCAAAAGGGGCACAACCTATTTTAATTGTTCCCGTTAATGATATCGCAGAAATCTGTGACTTTTTATATCGGGACAATCGCTTGTATTTCGATTATCTGGCTTGTCTGACCGCTATTGATAATGGTGTAACATTGGGAACAATGGAAGTTATTTACAATCTTACCTCCATTCCGTACGGTCACGATTTAATGATTAAAACGGTTTTCGCCAGAAACCCGGAAGGCAATTCATTGCCGACTGTTCCGTCTGTTGCAAGCATCTGGCGGACAGCCGATTGGCACGAAAGAGAAGCTTATGATCTGGTAGGGATCCATTTTGAGGGTCACCCGGATCTGCGCAGGATTTTGCTGCCGGAAGATTGGGAAGGCCACCCGTTAAGAAAAGATTATGAGGTTCAGGATCGTTATCACGGCATTTATGTGCGTTATGAGGATGGTGTTTCTGAGCAACAGCCTGCTCATGAAGACCGGGCTTAATGTTTTAATTATGATAAATTACTAATGTATGGGCACGCGCTTCATCTGTCTGGCAATCGTTTTTTCAGGCTTATTTACTTTTTCTTTTGCTTCAACTGATTCCCTGATCGTTAAAGGGCGCATATTAAATCTCAACGGCAGGCTTTACAGGCAGGCTCCCGCAATTACTTTTTCAAGAAACAACATTTTACAGCCGCAGTCCGAGCTTAGCAAACAAACGCCTTTGGAGGCTGACGGCAGTTTCAGGGTTTCGCTTCCTATCTTATTTCCACAGGAAGAATTTTATCTCGATTACGGAGGAAAAGCATTTACAACATTTC
Coding sequences:
- a CDS encoding NADH-quinone oxidoreductase subunit C, translated to MTFQEISELVSIHFSGKVIETDAKGAQPILIVPVNDIAEICDFLYRDNRLYFDYLACLTAIDNGVTLGTMEVIYNLTSIPYGHDLMIKTVFARNPEGNSLPTVPSVASIWRTADWHEREAYDLVGIHFEGHPDLRRILLPEDWEGHPLRKDYEVQDRYHGIYVRYEDGVSEQQPAHEDRA
- the nuoB gene encoding NADH-quinone oxidoreductase subunit NuoB → MSDKIKTGDGGIILTNAEDLMNWARLSSLWPMGFGLACCAIEMMAAYASNYDLERFGILPRPSPRQSDVMIVAGTVTFKMADRIRRLYEQMPEPRYVISMGSCSNCGGPYWEHGYHVVKGVDRIIPVDVYVPGCPPRPEALIGGFMKLQEKIRGEHPLAPSLFLEMEAAETVNA